The sequence below is a genomic window from Fluoribacter dumoffii NY 23.
GCTTTGGTCAAAACATCTGAAAAATAGCGGGCGGTAAAGGTTAACGAGCTGAACCAAATAAAGCTTGATGTGAGTACCCCCAGCAGGAAAATATGCTCTTGATTAGGATATCCGCTGCTTCCACCGCCAATAATGACTAAAGAATCAATAATGGCATGGGGATTAAGAATGCTAAATCCTAAAGCCAAAAGCACGATTTGGGACCGGGTTCGCGGTTGAAGGACGCTTTCGGCATTATTTTCTGGTTTTGAAAAGGCGTTTGTTAAGGCTTTCGCAGCATAAAAAAGTAAAAAAACAGTACCTAACACCATCATCCAAATCTGTAATACTGGGCGAATGAGCAGTAATTTATGCAAGCCTGCAATACTGGAACAAATTAAAATAAGATCACAGATAAAACAAATGGTCGCAGAAAGAATAGCATGATTATTTTGTGCACCTTGTTTAATCAAAAAAACATTTTGCGGCCCTAGGGCAATAATTAGAGATAAGCCTAAAAGCAAGCCATTAAGATAAATAAACATAATCACAAAGCAAAAATAATCAAAGATAGCGATTATAACATTGCAACTTATACGTTGTGGAGTATAAAATGCGTCGATTATTCTGTCTCCGCAAGAGAAGCGTACAAAATAAGAACAAATAGGAGGGGGCGTGGGCTCTTTGTTACTAAGAAAGCTAATTGTCACTGTTACTTTGACGGTGCTTGGCATGGCAGGCCAATTATCACATGCAGAAAATGCTGCACCTGCTCAACCAAAATTACAAGTTCATGATGGATACTACCCTGTTTATCCTCCTACAGCTCCAGCTACGGGAGAGCAACAAGAATTAATTCAACGAGGGGAATATTTATCAAAAATTGGGGATTGTATTTCCTGTCATACCAATGTTAAAGCAGGTACACCTGCTTATTCAGGCGGTTTACCTATAGCAACTCCCTTTGGGACATTTTATAGCCCCAATATTACTCCTGATAAAGAGACTGGTATCGGTAATTGGACTGAAAAAGACTTTATCCGTGCGCTTAAAGAAGGGCGGGATCCTCAAGGCAGGAACTATTTCCCTGTTTTCCCTTATGCCTATTTTTCTAAGATAACCGATGAGGACGCGCGTGCTCTTTATGCATACTTTATGAGTCTGCCCCCGGTCCATGCACCTAATAAACCATTGCCTTTCCCTTTTAATGTTCCTGGTGCCCGTTTTACCCTGTGGGGATGGAACTTGTTATTTTTCTTCCCGGAAGGCCAGGGATTCAAATACCAACAAGGTAAATCACCTGAGTGGAATCGTGGGAAATACATTGTTGATGGTTTGGGCCATTGCAGCATGTGCCATACGCCTTTAAATCCCTTTGGTGCACCCAAAAACAAATATTATCTGACGGGGGGATTTATTGACGGCTATTGGGCTCCCAACATTACGATGTATGGTTTGGAAAGTGCAACTCATGAAGAGGTTGTCGATGTATTTAAATCCAATAAGCTGATTAATAATGCAGGTCCAGTCGCCGGTCCTATGGCTGAAGTCAATCACAACAGTTTGATGTATTTGACTGATGCTGACAGAATGGCTATTGCGGTCTATCTTAAAACGGTCGTCAGCGAAGAGCCTTTAGGTTTACCGCCGTCAAATGAACCTCCTTCCCTGGATCGTGGCAAGCAGGTCTATTATACGGCTTGTGTTATCTGCCATCAGGATGGTGCGATGAGTGCCCCCCTTATCGGGAATTCTCCTGGTTGGTATGAGCGTTTAAAAACAAGCGGCTTAAACGGACTGTACCATAATGCCATCAATGGATATAACTCAATGCCTGTAAAAGGGGCATGTGTTACCTGTTCCGATAACGACATTATTTCTGCCGTTGATTACATATTAAACGAGTCGCTAACCCGTACTCAATTAAAGAGTCTAAAATCAGGCGGAACGGCAAAATTCCCGGCTAGTGGCGAAACTGTTTATAACCAAAATTGTGCCGTTTGCCATAATGAAGGCAAAGAGGGTGCACCTAAAATTGGCGATAA
It includes:
- a CDS encoding LysE/ArgO family amino acid transporter — its product is MFIYLNGLLLGLSLIIALGPQNVFLIKQGAQNNHAILSATICFICDLILICSSIAGLHKLLLIRPVLQIWMMVLGTVFLLFYAAKALTNAFSKPENNAESVLQPRTRSQIVLLALGFSILNPHAIIDSLVIIGGGSSGYPNQEHIFLLGVLTSSFIWFSSLTFTARYFSDVLTKANVWKGIELVSGVLMAFIGIKLGTDCLRLISEIIGKSIV
- a CDS encoding c-type cytochrome yields the protein MGSLLLRKLIVTVTLTVLGMAGQLSHAENAAPAQPKLQVHDGYYPVYPPTAPATGEQQELIQRGEYLSKIGDCISCHTNVKAGTPAYSGGLPIATPFGTFYSPNITPDKETGIGNWTEKDFIRALKEGRDPQGRNYFPVFPYAYFSKITDEDARALYAYFMSLPPVHAPNKPLPFPFNVPGARFTLWGWNLLFFFPEGQGFKYQQGKSPEWNRGKYIVDGLGHCSMCHTPLNPFGAPKNKYYLTGGFIDGYWAPNITMYGLESATHEEVVDVFKSNKLINNAGPVAGPMAEVNHNSLMYLTDADRMAIAVYLKTVVSEEPLGLPPSNEPPSLDRGKQVYYTACVICHQDGAMSAPLIGNSPGWYERLKTSGLNGLYHNAINGYNSMPVKGACVTCSDNDIISAVDYILNESLTRTQLKSLKSGGTAKFPASGETVYNQNCAVCHNEGKEGAPKIGDKNVWKSLIAKNMDVLIENTVNGKDHPKNGGCKQCSTNEVIEAIKYIVSKSKTEGNYSLW